Genomic DNA from Pirellulales bacterium:
GGGCTCGCCTAGTCGAATCCGGAATCGGCCCAGCGTGTGATGCCCGCCGTATTGTTGTGCAATGCGAAACGTCCAGCATGTTCCGCCCGCAAAATCAACCGGTTGTTCCAAGCCGAGCGTCAATATGCGGTTGACGTTCCATTTGTCTTTTCCGTGAATGGCCCAGCCCGTCTTTGGGTTACCGTCGATGGCATGCGCCGCGGGAAATCCGTCTTGCGCGAAGTCGGTCTCGGCCTGGGTTGGCTTGATCTCGCGAGGCGGGGACGAACCATCGAGCGGGGCCGCGGTCACGTTGATCTCGGTGACGACAAAGTTGCCGTGTGGGGTGCGCCCGGGGCCGTTGCCGCCGAGCGACGCGTCGGTAAGCGCCATCAACTCGATGGTCGATACCCGCGGCGCCGGACTCTCCAAAGTCACCGTGTAAACGTCGGACTCCGGATTCGCCCCCGAGATGAGCACGGCGCCGTCCTCTTGAATGGCGACCGTGCTGCCCGCTTCCGACTCCACGCGGGTCGGCTGCGCGTCGTGCCAGCGCAGATCTCCCTCGGTCGGAAACTGGTTCTTCAAGTCGGCCACGGCCGCGTCGATCTGCGCTTGTAACTCGGCGCGGCGCGCGGTGATGTCGGGCTTGGGGACATCCATTTCCAGTTCGTCGGCGTTGTTCAAAAACGCCATCATGCGATAGAAGTCTTGATGGGGGATCGGATCGTACTTGTGCGTGTGGCATTGCGCGCACGCCATGGTCAGGCCAAGCCAAGTGGTCGCGGTCGTCGCGACCCGGTCGATCATCGAGTGATAGCGAAACTCCAATGGATCGACGCCCCCCTCTTCGTTGATCATCGTGTTGCGATGAAACCCGGTGGCGATCCGATCTTCCAGGGTCGCATGGGGAAGCAAATCGCCGGCAATCTGCTTGATGGTGAACTGGTCGAACGGCATGTCGGCGTTCAGCGCGGCGATCACCCAATCGCGATAGGGCCACATCGAGCGGACGCGGTCCTTCTCGTAGCCGTTGGTGTCGGCGTAGCGCGCCAGATCGAGCCAATGCCGCGCCCAACGTTCGCCATAACTTGGCGAGGCGAGCAGCCGATCGACATAGCGCTCGAAAGCGTCGGGCGACGTATCGGCGACAAAGGCGTCGGTCTCTTCCGGCGTTGGCGGCAAGCCGACCAGATCAAGCGCCGCACGGCGGGCCAGCGTGTGGCGATCCGCCTCGGGCGATGGCGTCAGCCCCTCCGCCTCTAGCCGGGCCAAGATGAAGTAGTCAATCGCGTTCTTGGGCCACTCGGTTTGCTTGACCGCTGGCAACGGGGCCTGGCGCGGCGGGACGAATGCCCAATGCGCTTCGTACTCGGCGCCCTCGGCGATCCACTGTTCCAGTATTTGCTTCTGCGCGTCCGACAACGGCTTGTTGGCTGCCGCTGGCGGCATCTGCATGTCGCCGTCGGTCGCGCGGATGCGCAGGACCAACTCGCTCTCGGCGGGCTTGCCCGGCACAATCGGCAGCGCGCCCGACTCTGCCTCGGCGGTGACCGACTCGCGCCGGTCGAGGCGCAGGCTGGCCTGGCGGCTCTTGTCGTCAGGGCCGTGGCACTTGTAGCAATGGCCCGAAAGGATCGGCTGCACCTGCCGATTAAAGTCGATCTTTGCGGGCTCGTTCGCCCGTGCTGAAGCGCAGCTACAAAGGACTGCGATCACAATGCCATAGCGAAGCATGAGTTCCCTCGGTCGAGGCTCGCTGGGGGGCGGGAGGGCTCGGGGCGGGGACTGGGCGGATCGGCTGCGCCGATACCCTGTTCTAACCCCATATGCGGCCAATTGCCACTATTCGCAATGTGGCGATCGTTGCCTAGCCGGCGAAAGCTGCCCGGGTGCGTTCGACCAGCTTATTGTCTGGCCCCCCCGACCCGCGCAGTTGGTACATGCAGGCGGCCAGATACTGGTTGCGATACTGCGGCGAAACGTGCTCCCAATCTTCCAGCACCGCCGAGCTGTACTTGTAGTCGTGCGAGTTGCTGCCTTTGAAAAAGACCAGTAATTGCGCGCGATCGATCAGCGGCTTGGGATCGCCGCTGGCCACTAGCCAGGCAAACGCCTGTTGCGCTCCATCGGCCCGATTGTCGCTGACCGCGGCAAAGATCTCGTCGACGCTCGCCGGCGCCGTTTGCTTGCTGTCGGCCCCAAAAGCGTCGTTGATGCGCCACTCTGGCAACTTGCCGCCGCGTGAACGCGTGGCCTCGCGAAACAGCGGAACAAATGCGGCGTTCTGCAACAGCAAAAGTCGTTGTGTCTGGTCGTCGCGCGCCGCTTGATAGGCGTAGTGCAGCGCGTTGGTCGAGGTGACTGAGTGCAGCGGCACAATGCCCG
This window encodes:
- a CDS encoding DUF1549 domain-containing protein, with protein sequence MLRYGIVIAVLCSCASARANEPAKIDFNRQVQPILSGHCYKCHGPDDKSRQASLRLDRRESVTAEAESGALPIVPGKPAESELVLRIRATDGDMQMPPAAANKPLSDAQKQILEQWIAEGAEYEAHWAFVPPRQAPLPAVKQTEWPKNAIDYFILARLEAEGLTPSPEADRHTLARRAALDLVGLPPTPEETDAFVADTSPDAFERYVDRLLASPSYGERWARHWLDLARYADTNGYEKDRVRSMWPYRDWVIAALNADMPFDQFTIKQIAGDLLPHATLEDRIATGFHRNTMINEEGGVDPLEFRYHSMIDRVATTATTWLGLTMACAQCHTHKYDPIPHQDFYRMMAFLNNADELEMDVPKPDITARRAELQAQIDAAVADLKNQFPTEGDLRWHDAQPTRVESEAGSTVAIQEDGAVLISGANPESDVYTVTLESPAPRVSTIELMALTDASLGGNGPGRTPHGNFVVTEINVTAAPLDGSSPPREIKPTQAETDFAQDGFPAAHAIDGNPKTGWAIHGKDKWNVNRILTLGLEQPVDFAGGTCWTFRIAQQYGGHHTLGRFRIRLGEPLNDPRPIEQRRQEHLAHRFKEWVASEEARTGHWRLLKPLSATSEIPVLTILEDDSVLATADQSKSDTYHIRLACDLQGVTALRLEAMVDDRLPVRGPGRIYYEGPFGDFYLSTFAVQSGGQPAPFRSATHSFASGAFTAATAIDADPQTGWSINGAQGRSHSAVFVFEQPLNATGAIDLRMLFERYYAAGMGRFRIWATTDPVPAPARDLPIAVDERLLQAGAAPDPDRHPALLDHFLSVAPEMAAARAKIDALRAQMPAYPTTLVFAERPAHNPRATFVHPRGEYLQRGDAVTAEIPSLF